The nucleotide sequence CTGCGGATGGGCGCGGAGACGTACCACGCACTCAAGTCCGTCCTGAAGGCCAAGGGCCTGTCGACCGGGCTCGGCGACGAGGGCGGCTTCGCGCCGAGCGTCGGCAGCAGCCGCGAGGCGCTCGACCTCATCGGCGAGGCCGTCGCCAAGGCCGGCTTCCGGCTCGGCGACGACCTCGTCCTCGCCCTCGACGTCGCCGCGACCGAGCTGCACTCCGACGGCTCCTACCGCTTCGAGGGCGAGGGCCGCACGAGCGAGCAGATGGTCGACTTCTACGCCGACCTCGTCTCCTCCTACCCGCTGGTCTCCATCGAGGACCCGCTCGACGAGGAGGACTGGGAGGGCTGGGCCGCGCTGGTCGACCGCGTGGGCGACAAGGTGCAGATCGTCGGCGACGACCTGTTCGTCACCAACCCGACGCGCCTGCAGCGCGGCATCCAGGCGGGCGCCGCGAACGCGCTGCTCGTGAAGGTCAACCAGATCGGCACGCTGACGGAGACCCTCGACGCCGTCGACCTCGCCCACCGCAACGGCTTCCGCTGCATGATGAGCCACCGCTCCGGCGAGACCGAGGACACGACGATCGCCGACCTCGCCGTCGCGACGAACTGCGGGCAGATCAAGACCGGTGCGCCCGCGCGCACCGACCGCGTCGCGAAGTACAACCAGCTGCTGCGCATCGAGGAGCTCCTCGACGACGCGGCCGTCTACGCCGGTGCGGGCGCCTTCCCCCGTTTCCGGCGCGACTGAGGGCACCATCGGGGCATGACGAGGAGCACGACGGCGCGCGGACGGGGGTCCCGCGCCCCGGTCCGCGCGCCCGCCCGGCAACCCGCCCGGGAGCCGGGCGGGCGCACGCGGCGCGTCGTCGTCCTCCTCGCCCTGGGCGTCGTGTTCGCCCTCGTCCTCGCCCCGCCCATGCGGCTGTTCGTCGAGCAGCAGCGCGACATCCGCGGGCTCCGCGCCGAGATCGCGCAGGGCGAGGCCGACGTCGCGGCCCTGCAGGAGCAGGTCGACCTGTGGCACGACGACGCCTACGTGGCCGCCCAGGCGCGCGAGCGGCTCGGCATGGTGCGCCCCGGGGAGGTCGGCTACGTCGTGCCCGCCCCGCCGGAGACCTCCGACGCCGCGGCCTCGGAGGACGTGCTCGAGCGGCCCGACGCCGCGCCCGAGGGCACGTGGTACGGGCGGCTGTGGTCGAGCGTCGAGGCCGTCGGTGCCGGCGCCGCGGGCGACCCCGTGCTCGACGCCCCGGTCGTGTCCGACTCCTCGACCACGCCCGCGACCGGTGACTGAGCCGACCGGCGCCGCGGTCGACCCCGGCGACGTCGAGGCGGTGTCGGCGCAGCTCGGCCGGCCCGCCCGCGGTGTCGTCGCGGTCGCCCACCGCTGCCCGTGCGGGCGCCCCGACGTCGTGCGGACCGCCCCGCGCCTGCCCGACGGCACGCCCTTCCCGACCTCGTACTACCTCACGTGCCCGCGAGCGACGGGTGCCGTCAGCACGCTGGAGTCCCAGGGGCTCATGCGGGAGATGACGGAGCGCCTCGGCGACGACGAGGAGCTCGCCGCCCGGTACCGGGCGGCCCACGAGCACTACCTCGCGCAGCGCGCCGAGCTCGGGGACGTGCCGGAGATCGACGGGGTGAGCGCCGGCGGCATGCCGACGCGGGTGAAGTGCCTCCACGTGCTCGTCGCCCACGCCCTCGCGGCCGGGCCCGGCGTGAACCCGCTGGGCGACGAGGCCGTCGACGCGCTGCCGGAGTGGTGGGCCGACGGCCCCTGCGTCTAGGTAGACAGGAGGCTGCTCAGGTACCTTGGTGGAATGCCGCTGAGCATCAAGGATCCGGAGACGGACCGCCTCGTCCGCGAGCTGGCGGGCGTGACCGGTGAGAGCATCACGACTGCCGTGGCGAGGGCTGTCCAGGAGCGACTCGATCGCGTCAGAGCGTCTTCCCGCACCGCCGACCGGCGACGTGTGCTCACGGCCATCGCAGAGCGCGTCGCTGCGCTGCCCGTCGTCGATGACCGCCCGCAGGAGGAGCTCGTCCAGTACGACGAGCACGGGCTCCCCGTCTGATGGTCGTCGACACCTCCGCGCTCGCGGCGATCCTCTTCGACGAGCCGGAGCGTGAGGTCTTCATCGGAGCGCTCGCCGAGGCCCCACGAGTACTCGTCTCTACCGGGACGGTGCTGGAGGCGACGATGGTCGTCGAATCCAGGCTCGGGGAGCACGGTGGGCGCGAGCTCGATCTCTTCCTGCACCGCGCGGGCGCGGAGGTCGTCCCTCTGGACCACGAGCACGTCGAGCTCGCCCGGGAGGCCTGGCGACGTTTCGGCAAGGGCCGGCACCCCGCCGCCCTCAACATGGGGGACCTGTTCTCCTACGCGCTCGCTCGCACTACGGGCGAACCGCTGCTGTTCAAGGGCGAGGACTTCTCGAGGAGCGACATCGTCTCCGCACTGTGACGCGGCGGACGACTGTCGCGGGTGTCGACGCCGCTGTGTGGGTACTCCTCCCGTCGATGACCGAGCCCACGGACCCCGTGCCCCGCGACGTCGGCACCGCCGAGCGCCTCGCCGGCCGCCTCGACCGGCCCATGAGCGTGCTCGGGCTCGTCTTCCTGCTCGTCGTCCTCGCCCAGGTCGTCGCGGAGGACCCGGGGCTCCAGCAGGTCCTCACCGTCGTCGGGTGGCTGCTGTGGGGCGTCTTCGTCGGCGAGTTCGTGCTCCGCGCGTGGGTGGCGAAGGACCAGAGGCGGTTCTGGCGGCGCAACTGGTGGCAGGTCGTGTTCCTCGCCGTGCCGTTCCTCCGCTTCGCCCGCGCCCTCACCCTGCTCCGCGTCACGCGCGCCGCGCGAGCCGGTGCCGTGCTGTCCGCCGCCGTCCGAGGCTCGCGCTCCGGCGGGCGGCTGCTGTCCGGGCGGGTGACGTGGCTCGCGCTCGTCACCGCCGTCGTCGTGCTCGCCGTGAGCCAGCTGCTCTACGTGCTCGGGTACTACGACTCCTACGCCGTCGCCCTGCACGAGAGCGCGCTCGCGACCGTCACCGGCACCGCGCTCGACGCCGAGGGCGCGTTCCCCCGCTCGCTCGAGGTCGTGCTCGCCGTGTACTCGGTCGTCGTGTTCGCCACCCTCGCCGGTGCGCTCGGGGCCTACTTCCTCGACCGGCCGCGGGACCGGCCGCTCGACGGGCCCAGCGAGCGCAGCACCGACCGGGCCGCGTGGACCCCGCACATGCCGTGGACGCCCGGACCGGGCGGGGTCGCCGACGAGCAGAGCCAGACGCCCGGCAGCGGCGTGCGGTAGGGGTCCCAGCGGGGAACCGGCCGGGCGAGGACCTGCCACAGGCTCGTCGCGCCGACGGCGACGTCGCCGCCGACGTGCACGGGGTTGTCCCGCGCGAGCTGCGCGGCGGTCCGCACGTGCGTCGCCACGACTGTGTCGCGGAAGCCGGGCGCGTAGCGCTCGATGCGCCGCAGGATCGTCGCGGTGACGTCGACGTCGGACCCGGGCGGGACGTGGCAGTACGCCCACACCGGGTGCAGACCCGCCGGGGCGCGGCTGGCGTCGACGACGGACGGCTGCACGAGGAGGACGAACGGCTCGTCGGCGTGCCGGCCGTCGGCGACCTGCGCCTCGGCGTGCGCGACCTCCGCGGCGGGGCCGCCGAGGTGGACCGTGCCTGCCCGGCGGGCACGCGGGTCGGCCCAGGGGATGGGCTCGCTGGTGACGACGTGGAGGGTGCTCGCGCCCGGGCCGTACCGGTAGCGGCGCAGCGCCCGGCGGTACGACGCGGGGAGCCGGTCCCCGCCGAGGGTGTCGAGTTGGGCGGGGGAGAGGTCGAGGAGGACAGCGCGGGCGGGTGGCAGGTCCCGCAGGTCCCGCACCCACGCGCCGGTGCGGACGGTCGCGCCGCGCCGGCGGAGGTCGGCGACGACGGCGTCGGCGATGCCCTGGCTGCCGCCCTCGACGACCGGCCAGCCGACGGCCTGCCCGAGCACGGTGAGGAGCATCCCCGCCGCCGCGGGTGCCGTGGCGGCGACGGGGTGCTCGAGGCGCTGGGCGGTGTGGGCGGCGCTGCCGGTGAGGAGGGCAGCGGGGGCGCTGCCGCGGAACCGGGCGGCGAACACGCGCGGCCCGCCCGCGATCGCGAGGCCGAAGCGGGCGAGGGTGACGAGCGCCGCCGGGTCC is from Aquipuribacter nitratireducens and encodes:
- the eno gene encoding phosphopyruvate hydratase, with translation MATIEAIGAREILDSRGNPTVEVEVELDDGTLERAAVPSGASTGAFEAVERRDGDSSRYLGKGVQNAVDAVLDEIGPELVGYDADEQRLVDQAMLDLDGTPNKGTIGANAILGVSLAVAKAAAASAGLPLFRYVGGPNAHVLPVPMMNILNGGAHADSGVDIQEFMVAPISAPSFAEALRMGAETYHALKSVLKAKGLSTGLGDEGGFAPSVGSSREALDLIGEAVAKAGFRLGDDLVLALDVAATELHSDGSYRFEGEGRTSEQMVDFYADLVSSYPLVSIEDPLDEEDWEGWAALVDRVGDKVQIVGDDLFVTNPTRLQRGIQAGAANALLVKVNQIGTLTETLDAVDLAHRNGFRCMMSHRSGETEDTTIADLAVATNCGQIKTGAPARTDRVAKYNQLLRIEELLDDAAVYAGAGAFPRFRRD
- a CDS encoding FtsB family cell division protein, with amino-acid sequence MTRSTTARGRGSRAPVRAPARQPAREPGGRTRRVVVLLALGVVFALVLAPPMRLFVEQQRDIRGLRAEIAQGEADVAALQEQVDLWHDDAYVAAQARERLGMVRPGEVGYVVPAPPETSDAAASEDVLERPDAAPEGTWYGRLWSSVEAVGAGAAGDPVLDAPVVSDSSTTPATGD
- a CDS encoding DUF501 domain-containing protein, with the protein product MTEPTGAAVDPGDVEAVSAQLGRPARGVVAVAHRCPCGRPDVVRTAPRLPDGTPFPTSYYLTCPRATGAVSTLESQGLMREMTERLGDDEELAARYRAAHEHYLAQRAELGDVPEIDGVSAGGMPTRVKCLHVLVAHALAAGPGVNPLGDEAVDALPEWWADGPCV
- a CDS encoding type II toxin-antitoxin system VapB family antitoxin, with protein sequence MPLSIKDPETDRLVRELAGVTGESITTAVARAVQERLDRVRASSRTADRRRVLTAIAERVAALPVVDDRPQEELVQYDEHGLPV
- a CDS encoding type II toxin-antitoxin system VapC family toxin, which gives rise to MVVDTSALAAILFDEPEREVFIGALAEAPRVLVSTGTVLEATMVVESRLGEHGGRELDLFLHRAGAEVVPLDHEHVELAREAWRRFGKGRHPAALNMGDLFSYALARTTGEPLLFKGEDFSRSDIVSAL
- a CDS encoding phytoene desaturase family protein, giving the protein MRDAVVVGSGPNGLAAAWTLASAGLDVEVLEGADTLGGGTRSAALTVPGVVHDVCSAAHPLAAAAPFFAPGGGPDGSGFDLQAHGVRLLQPEIPLAHAMAGDRFAVLHRRVDDTVVDLDDLHPGDGQRWRRVVGPLVDDARTLTDALTSRLRGVPADPAALVTLARFGLAIAGGPRVFAARFRGSAPAALLTGSAAHTAQRLEHPVAATAPAAAGMLLTVLGQAVGWPVVEGGSQGIADAVVADLRRRGATVRTGAWVRDLRDLPPARAVLLDLSPAQLDTLGGDRLPASYRRALRRYRYGPGASTLHVVTSEPIPWADPRARRAGTVHLGGPAAEVAHAEAQVADGRHADEPFVLLVQPSVVDASRAPAGLHPVWAYCHVPPGSDVDVTATILRRIERYAPGFRDTVVATHVRTAAQLARDNPVHVGGDVAVGATSLWQVLARPVPRWDPYRTPLPGVWLCSSATPPGPGVHGMCGVHAARSVLRSLGPSSGRSRGRSRK